From a single Endozoicomonas euniceicola genomic region:
- the hydA gene encoding dihydropyrimidinase, whose amino-acid sequence MSVLIKNATLVNADASEQSDVFINNGLIERIEPDIHSADVNLSASSPVEVIDASGKYIIPGGVDVHTHFNIDVGIAQSCDDFYSGTVSAACGGTTTIIDHMGFGPAGCSLHHQLERYHEYACDSAVIDYSFHGTIQHIDDSILDEMESMVLDEGISSFKLYLTYGFKLDDTEVLAALSRLNQLNALTCVHPENDGAIRFLKNRMLARGLKDPIYHALSRPPECEAEAVGRMINLAVLAGDAPVYIVHLSNGIGLEYIRQAHQRGQPVFAETCPQYLQLDINRYNETCSGDFPADQGLKYIMSPPLRDSDHLKQLWHGLQDGTISTVATDHCAFTMEQKRAGRDGFQYCPNGMPGVENRIPLMFSEGVMKGRLSINHFVDLVSTKPAQLFGLYPRKGVIAEGSDADLVIIDPDCEVTLSQSQMHSRSDYCPFEGMTLQGYPVMTLSRGKIIVRNGVFKGLAGDGEFIPRETLNRCFRYWNRS is encoded by the coding sequence ATGTCCGTTCTTATTAAAAACGCCACACTGGTTAATGCCGATGCCAGTGAACAGTCCGATGTTTTCATCAATAACGGTCTTATTGAACGGATAGAGCCCGACATTCACTCTGCGGATGTTAACTTGTCTGCCTCCAGCCCCGTCGAAGTGATAGACGCCAGCGGCAAATACATTATCCCCGGTGGGGTGGATGTTCATACCCACTTCAATATTGACGTTGGCATTGCCCAAAGCTGCGATGATTTTTACAGCGGCACCGTCTCCGCGGCCTGCGGGGGAACAACCACCATCATTGACCATATGGGCTTTGGTCCTGCAGGCTGCTCCCTGCATCACCAGCTGGAACGCTACCATGAGTACGCCTGCGACAGTGCGGTGATTGATTACAGTTTTCACGGCACAATCCAGCATATTGACGACAGTATTCTGGATGAAATGGAATCCATGGTGCTGGATGAGGGTATATCCAGCTTTAAACTTTACCTGACTTACGGCTTTAAGTTAGACGACACTGAAGTACTGGCCGCCCTGTCCCGGTTAAACCAGTTAAACGCCCTGACCTGTGTGCATCCTGAAAACGACGGAGCCATCCGTTTCCTGAAAAACAGAATGCTGGCAAGAGGTTTAAAAGACCCTATCTATCATGCGCTCAGCCGCCCTCCGGAGTGCGAGGCAGAAGCTGTTGGTCGTATGATTAATCTGGCGGTGCTGGCTGGCGATGCCCCTGTCTATATCGTGCACCTGTCCAATGGTATTGGCCTTGAATATATCCGTCAGGCACACCAGCGTGGGCAGCCTGTCTTTGCAGAAACCTGCCCACAATACCTGCAACTGGATATCAATCGTTACAATGAAACCTGCTCCGGCGATTTCCCTGCGGATCAGGGGTTAAAGTACATCATGAGCCCGCCCCTGCGGGACAGCGACCACCTCAAACAGTTATGGCATGGGTTGCAGGATGGCACCATCAGCACCGTTGCCACCGACCACTGCGCTTTTACCATGGAACAGAAACGGGCTGGCCGTGACGGTTTTCAATATTGTCCCAACGGTATGCCCGGTGTTGAGAACCGGATACCACTGATGTTCTCTGAGGGAGTGATGAAAGGTCGGCTGTCCATCAACCACTTCGTCGATCTGGTCAGCACCAAACCGGCTCAGCTGTTTGGCCTTTACCCGCGCAAAGGGGTCATCGCTGAAGGTTCTGACGCCGACCTGGTCATTATTGACCCTGACTGTGAAGTGACCCTGAGCCAGAGCCAGATGCACAGTCGCTCCGACTATTGCCCCTTCGAAGGTATGACCTTGCAGGGTTACCCGGTGATGACCCTGTCCAGGGGCAAGATCATTGTACGCAATGGTGTGTTCAAAGGGCTGGCGGGTGATGGCGAATTTATCCCGAGAGAAACCCTGAATCGTTGTTTTCGCTACTGGAACAGGAGCTGA
- a CDS encoding 2Fe-2S iron-sulfur cluster-binding protein, translated as MKQMICCQLNGKPTELLVDTRQSLLEALREHGLTGTIRQEHAGNLCRCTGYQNIVDAAINAVNAAQE; from the coding sequence ATGAAGCAGATGATTTGCTGTCAGCTTAATGGAAAGCCCACAGAGCTGCTTGTGGATACACGACAGTCACTGCTTGAAGCCCTGAGGGAACACGGGCTGACTGGCACTATTCGCCAGGAGCATGCCGGAAACCTTTGCCGCTGTACGGGTTATCAAAACATTGTTGATGCCGCGATTAATGCAGTCAATGCAGCTCAGGAATAG
- a CDS encoding ISAzo13 family transposase, translated as MEKNPKVVDNFHLVLHNHTAGDPVRQGLKWTNLSRRKISRKLKELGTPASKNIVSRLLHESGYRRRKPQKKQTMGQNADRNAQFEKIAHLRKEYLDAGKPVISIDTKKKELLGNFYREGIVDSAEPVIVNDHDFPSASDGKVIPHGIYDLSKNTASLHLNASHDTTEFACESIELWWHEQGRRDYPNHNELLILCDGGGSNSALTYIFKEDLQALSNRLGLAIRIAHYPPYCSKYNPIEHRLFPHVTHACKGVSLESIETAAHYMSKTETTTGLAVTVRIIDKVFETGRKYAADFKKNMTIQFDKFLPKWNYRAIPATG; from the coding sequence ATCGAGAAAAATCCCAAGGTCGTTGATAACTTTCACTTGGTTTTACATAACCACACTGCGGGAGACCCGGTACGACAGGGCTTGAAATGGACTAACCTTTCCCGTCGCAAGATATCCAGAAAACTCAAGGAACTTGGAACTCCTGCCAGTAAAAACATCGTTTCCCGCCTGCTTCATGAGAGTGGCTACCGTCGTCGTAAACCACAGAAAAAACAAACCATGGGTCAAAATGCCGATCGCAATGCTCAATTTGAAAAAATTGCCCATTTGCGAAAAGAGTATCTTGATGCGGGCAAACCAGTGATCAGTATCGACACCAAAAAGAAAGAATTGCTGGGTAATTTTTATCGTGAAGGCATTGTTGATTCTGCAGAACCGGTTATCGTTAATGACCATGATTTCCCCAGTGCCAGCGATGGCAAGGTCATTCCTCATGGAATTTACGACCTGAGCAAAAACACTGCGTCCCTGCATCTTAACGCCAGCCATGATACGACTGAATTTGCATGCGAAAGCATTGAACTCTGGTGGCATGAGCAGGGTCGACGAGACTATCCAAATCATAACGAGTTGCTCATTTTATGTGATGGCGGAGGCAGTAATAGTGCGTTGACGTATATTTTCAAGGAAGATTTACAAGCACTGTCAAATCGCCTGGGTTTGGCAATACGGATAGCGCACTATCCACCATACTGTTCCAAATACAACCCAATAGAGCATCGCTTATTTCCCCATGTGACGCATGCCTGTAAGGGGGTATCACTGGAAAGCATCGAAACAGCAGCACACTACATGAGCAAAACAGAGACAACCACAGGTCTTGCAGTGACAGTCAGGATTATCGACAAAGTCTTCGAGACTGGCCGGAAGTATGCGGCTGATTTCAAGAAAAACATGACCATTCAGTTCGATAAGTTTCTACCAAAATGGAACTATAGAGCTATTCCTGCCACTGGATGA
- the ltrA gene encoding group II intron reverse transcriptase/maturase, which translates to MSTKQRRIAILARDNPAMVFTSLNHHMDYNWLLQAYQLTRKDGATGVDGQTAEIYAVQLESNLLNLLDRIKSGQYRAPAVRRTYIDKGKGQKRPLGIPTFEDKIVQRAVVMLLEPIYEQDFYNCSFGFRKQRSAHHALESLRNHIMRDRAYWVLDVDIQKYFDTIDHGQLRKFLARRVVDGVVRKLIDKWLKAGILESGEVSYPVQGTPQGGVISPLLANIYLHYVLDDWFVQTVLPRMRGRCSLTRFADDSVMVFENHDDCRRFEEALAKRFERYGLNLHPEKTQCVDFRPNHRKENKRCGNSVTFDFLGFTHFWGVSRKGNTVIFRKTAKGRIARTLKAFNDYCRKHRHDSLIDQYAALNRKLRGHYAYFGITGNAKSLGTIQHKVKIIWRKWLSRCSQKSYITWEKFNLFLKRFPLAPPRIHHQYYRGYQPVNQ; encoded by the coding sequence GTGTCAACGAAACAGAGACGGATAGCCATACTGGCCAGAGACAACCCGGCCATGGTATTCACTTCTCTCAATCACCATATGGATTACAACTGGCTTTTGCAGGCGTATCAACTGACTCGCAAGGATGGTGCGACAGGTGTAGATGGTCAAACAGCCGAGATATATGCGGTACAGCTGGAGTCTAATCTCCTTAATCTGCTGGATCGAATTAAATCTGGCCAATACCGTGCCCCTGCCGTACGACGTACATACATAGATAAGGGAAAAGGTCAGAAAAGGCCGTTGGGTATTCCCACCTTCGAGGACAAGATTGTCCAAAGAGCTGTGGTTATGCTGTTGGAACCGATCTATGAGCAGGATTTTTACAACTGTTCATTTGGCTTCCGGAAACAGCGGTCTGCACATCATGCGTTGGAAAGCCTGCGTAACCATATTATGAGAGACAGGGCTTACTGGGTTCTGGACGTGGATATACAAAAGTATTTCGATACGATTGACCATGGACAGCTGAGGAAGTTTCTCGCCAGACGAGTAGTTGATGGCGTGGTAAGAAAGCTGATTGATAAATGGTTGAAGGCAGGTATTCTTGAATCCGGGGAGGTTTCCTACCCGGTACAGGGAACGCCTCAGGGCGGAGTGATTTCGCCATTATTAGCCAATATTTATCTGCATTATGTATTGGATGACTGGTTTGTACAGACAGTTCTGCCAAGAATGAGAGGGCGGTGCAGCCTGACCCGGTTTGCTGATGACAGTGTTATGGTGTTTGAAAATCATGATGACTGTCGTCGGTTTGAAGAAGCACTTGCTAAGCGCTTTGAACGATACGGGTTAAATTTGCATCCGGAGAAAACGCAGTGTGTGGACTTTCGGCCTAATCACCGGAAAGAAAACAAGCGCTGTGGAAATTCGGTCACCTTTGACTTTCTTGGATTCACACACTTCTGGGGAGTATCCCGGAAGGGAAACACTGTTATATTCCGGAAAACAGCCAAAGGGCGGATTGCCAGAACGCTGAAGGCATTCAACGACTATTGTCGTAAACATAGACATGACTCGTTGATTGATCAATACGCTGCATTGAACCGGAAACTTCGGGGACACTATGCGTATTTTGGTATTACAGGCAACGCCAAATCCCTGGGAACCATCCAACATAAAGTGAAGATAATATGGCGAAAGTGGCTCAGTCGATGTTCGCAGAAGAGCTACATCACATGGGAGAAATTCAACCTGTTCCTGAAACGTTTCCCCTTGGCACCGCCAAGAATCCATCATCAGTATTACCGAGGTTATCAGCCAGTGAACCAATAA